A window of the Lactuca sativa cultivar Salinas chromosome 7, Lsat_Salinas_v11, whole genome shotgun sequence genome harbors these coding sequences:
- the LOC111883819 gene encoding F-box/LRR-repeat protein At4g29420-like, which translates to MASKTFNSAFPGLKFINLQWRLKWYLESRSRVSSSSNSSQFTPSLKRVFLNLVSNLSALESVRIGVENPPPDVLNADVEDDGDDLHITDGGFVKEWLPRVSGALKLLSLSDFWVQSSTRRSEVLSLISAHCQNLIELELKNAWLSGQNMNAMPMLTSLTLELIRLDDKNLTEFNTSFPNLQVLNLIDVRGLKMPMIHLLNLKTCHWIVTDSPSYICIITPNLITLRLECRSPAALYIEAPLCYNLHLAVDHLNTFAVKKFENLKIVQLESSNIHSVICKFRMETVETLTLDIRAGGNSKFTLEDLLCTLPNITSLCFKPRVWSEFEVWCGNIGLKGVKRFCGYLSVVDPLMIFALVDCVLEECFNCVEISLLIHRSVAPNISKRFITRCMAEWPEVKWTWGIWEEGREDYWMTVEQLL; encoded by the exons ATGGCGAGTAAGACTTTCAATTCTGCATTTCCAGGCCTTAAATTTATAAACCTGCAATGGCGATTGAAATGGTACCTGGAATCAAGGTCCAGAGTTTCGAGTTCTTCAAATTCTTCCCAATTTACTCCCTCTCTCAAGAGAGTTTTTCTAAATCTTGTATCAAACTTAAGTGCACTGGAATCTGTGCGTATTGGCGTCGAGAATCCACCCCCAGATGTGTTGAACGCTGACGTTGAAGATGATGGCGATGATCTGCACATCACCGATGGGGGCTTCGTTAAGGAGTGGCTTCCTAGGGTTTCTGGAGCTTTGAAATTGCTTTCACTATCAGATTTTTGGGTTCAGTCGAGTACGCGTCGATCAGAAGTTTTGTCACTGATCTCTGCGCACT GTCAAAATCTTATTGAATTAGAGCTGAAGAACGCATGGCTATCAGGACAAAACATGAACGCCATGCCAATGCTAACAAGTTTAACACTTGAACTCATAAGATTAGATGACAAAAATCTAACCGAGTTTAATACGAGTTTCCCAAATCTTCAAGTTCTTAACTTGATAGATGTTAGAGGTCTCAAAATGCCGATGATCCACCTCCTCAACCTGAAAACCTGCCATTGGATTGTAACAGATTCACcatcatatatatgtataatcacaCCGAATCTCATCACACTCAGACTCGAGTGTAGAAGTCCGGCTGCTCTTTATATTGAAGCTCCTTTGTGCTACAACTTGCATCTTGCAGTTGATCACTTGAACACGTTTGCAGTCAAAAAATTTGAGAATTTGAAAATTGTACAACTCGAGAGTTCAAACATTCACTCTGTAATTTGTAAGTTTCGTATGGAAACAGTAGAAACGCTGACCTTAGATATAAGAGCAGGTGGAAATTCCAAATTTACCCTAGAGGATTTACTCTGCACTCTCCCGAACATAACTTCTTTGTGTTTTAAACCAAGGGTTTGGTCAGAATTTGAGGTGTGGTGTGGCAACATTGGGCTTAAAGGTGTGAAAAGATTTTGTGGGTATTTGTCGGTGGTTGATCCTTTGATGATTTTCGCGTTGGTTGATTGCGTGTTAGAAGAATGCTTCAACTGTGTAGAAATCTCTTTACTCATCCACCGTAGTGTTGCTCCTAATATATCAAAACGTTTCATCACTAGGTGCATGGCTGAATGGCCAGAAGTGAAGTGGACATGGGGGATTTGGGAGGAAGGAAGGGAAGATTATTGGATGACTGTAGAGCAATTACTTTAA